ATCTGGAGTACTTGGTCCCCAAATCTCAGACCAACCAACGAGGCTGGAGAATTTGCCTGGACCAGTTGAACAAATATACCATTATCTATTGATTTAAGCCTGAGTCCAATTTTTCCATCTTGATCCTTACACAAAATGACTTCACGAATCCCTTGCTTAATTTCTGCTCTACGAATTCCAACATCGTTACCAGTTACAGGAGCTACCATATAGTTCATACTGGAAGGTCTTGCTACCAACTGCCCCTGAACTGATGCTCCAGGGGCCAAGGCCATATTTGCACGGATTTCTTCATCATTTAAACTCAGGCCCATGTACTGGGACAGCTCCGGATATAGTTTAGGATAGAGATTTCCATCTTGAGAGATGGGAGCAGAAGCTTCAGACAAAATTGCTGGGTTGGCAGGATTTGCAGAAAAGGCAGTTTGAGCCTGAAGAACTTTGTCTACCTTCAGGTCTTCAAGAGATGGGTAGAGAGACATTTTTGCAGATTTTTCTCGGTCGCAggacccgccgccgccgccgcctccggtTACTCTACGTATTTAGTTTTTATGTATCCTTTCATCTTGGCACTGGACTGTAAGCTAAGAGCAGAGGTTTTCTGTGCTTTGCTCACCTTGTGGAAGAGAGCTCCTGGAAAAATTAGGTGCTTGATAATCATAAAAACTAATATTGACTGGATTGATGAGCAGGCAAACACTGTCCTTAGGCACTCATTggtattaatgtatttattcctcacaacaaccctgtgagttAGGtattgctatggactgaatgtccGTGTcaccctcaaattcatatgttgaaatcgtACCCCCTAAGGGGCTGTTATtagggtctttgggaggtgattaggtcacaTGGGTGGAATTTAATGAATGAGATTtgtgcctttataaaagagacaccagagagctagCTTGACCCCTCTCCATGTAAGGACACGTTGACAAGACAGCTATCTATGAAGACGTGGGTCCTCACCGAATCTGTTTGGCACCATGATCTTGGAccttccagtctccagaattgtgaggaataaatttttgttgtttataagccacccagtctatggtagtTTGTTAGAACAGCACAAATGAAACCACTGAAAAGCATAAAgttgaacaaaaaacaaaatggctgCACTAATGTTTCAGAAAACCTTGGTTTTAAACTAAGTaaccttttttcctctttcacaagtctcccctcctcttccttcttagCCTCTTCTTTCAGGAACCTGCTACCTGAAAACATTACAAAGGAATCAGGCAGCATTTATACAATTCCTGTCAAAACCGACTAGATCTTGTATTTACTATAAAACCCCCCATCCCCTTCTTCCAGGGGGCTTGTGGATTTTTGAAGTCCTCAGCCTGCTGAAGCCTCCTTTgcccagaaataaagaaataaagctgttgtttctttttatcccAAACTCTGTCTTTGTATTATATTTTGGGTCCAAAGCATGGAAATTGGTTttcaacaacacagatggactaaaacaaatattgttattatcttcattttattatcttcatttttgcagatgagaaaactgggtaACAGAGGTTAAGCTTTTGCCTAAAGTTACACAACTAGTAATAGAACAAGGATTTGAACCCATAGGGTCAGGTATAAATGTGGACTGAATACATCGGTGAAATAATGTATGGACACACAGGACCACACAGACATATACCACATGTTCCTACACTTACATGAACACATAAATGCTCATGTATTTACAGAAGTGCACTGCATTCTTAGAAGTTAAAACAGATTTGTGCTGATGCATCCATGTGGTATGTGCCTTTTCAGATCATCTGATTAGAGTAATGCAGATGCATTGAGAGTATGGGAGgagccaaagaaagaaagatctaccAAGATATTAGTATTAACCATGGGTCATGAGGTCCTAATACAATGGAAAGATATTGAAATGCCATAGTGAGGTGGAATCATTTATAAAGCACAAAATGATGGCCCtgaataattttgtaaatatttagttACAGAAAAAGTTAatctatttaaagataaatttccaAGAACAGCAAGCTTTATAATAGTATAAGtaatatagaattattgaatctaaattttaaaggaatttctcACTGAGTGATCCAAAGTTTGCATGGTTTGTTATactatttggaatatttttgtgtatgtagaTACATACAAACACaagtgtatatgcatatatttttttctcatttgacccTTATTACAAAGAAAGGGATGtaaaattatcctcattttaccaaTTAACAAATTGAgaccaaaaagaaattttgagtAGTTTGGCTAAGATCCATTTGTATGTAGATTACTCACAAGTATGATTAGAAGACAGAACTTTGAAaaggattaaaattttttaagtgactGCTGTGTGTAACCACTATGTTAGATGGTCtacatatgctattttatttaattcccacAGCAATGGTTAAGGCAGATCTTACTGGCTGCCCCTGCCTACAGGATATGGATTCAGCTTTAAAGAACCATTTggggggaatctctgggtggctcagtggtttagcacctgccttcggcccagggtgtgatcccacatcgggctccctgcatggagcctgcttctctctctctctctctctctgtgtctctcatgaattaataaataaaatcttaaaaaaaaaaaaaaaaaaaacacttgccaGGGGTAACACAGCTATTTAATAGGGAGTGAGTGAGAAGGCCAACTCAACATTTCTGACAATACAATGAACAATTGAAATAATGACtccatattcatatatatattttgttcacCATATAAGAACCTTGGAGAAAAATTTACCTTTGCTGTAGCACGTCATAGTTAAGAGAGATGTGAAATACTGTCTTTGGGAAGAGGACTGTGTTGTAAGTTTTGGTTAGTAAGTTTTTGAGAATCATTTGCAAATCTTAATTCTAACCATTTAGTAGGAAATGTTTATTTGTCATCCAATCAGTTCTGATTTGTAAACTCTGGCAgcataagaaaagataaaaaaaaataataagcaccCATTTGATGG
This window of the Canis lupus dingo isolate Sandy chromosome 20, ASM325472v2, whole genome shotgun sequence genome carries:
- the LOC112662874 gene encoding syntenin-1; its protein translation is MSLYPSLEDLKVDKVLQAQTAFSANPANPAILSEASAPISQDGNLYPKLYPELSQYMGLSLNDEEIRANMALAPGASVQGQLVARPSSMNYMVAPVTGNDVGIRRAEIKQGIREVILCKDQDGKIGLRLKSIDNGIFVQLVQANSPASLVGLRFGDQVLQINGENCAGWSSDKAHKVLKQAFGEKITMTVRDRPFERTVTMHKDSTGHVGFIFKNGKITSIVKDSSAARNGLLTEHNICEVNGQNVIGLKDSQIADILSTSETVVTITIMPAFIFEHIIKRMAPSIMKSLMDHTIPEV